From the genome of Psychrilyobacter atlanticus DSM 19335, one region includes:
- the accD gene encoding acetyl-CoA carboxylase, carboxyltransferase subunit beta, translating to MGIFSINKKKYATLKIEKKKEDKKVEPKKVEPNITGSGLWVKCPGCNEIIYKKDIKKNEMRCPNCDNYFKMSGKQRIELLIDKDTFEEFDVDLFTKDPLKFPDYAEKIENTKIKTKLKEGVISGVGKMFGMEVSIAAMDFSFLGGSMGTVVGEKITRAIERGIERKIPVIVVATSGGARMHEGILSLMQMAKTSAALDRLRENGIPFISIPVDPTTGGVTASFAMLGDVIISEPKALIGFAGARVIEQTIKQKLPEGFQLSEFVQECGMVDIIAKREDLKKTVHRVLDNLFGL from the coding sequence ATGGGTATTTTCTCTATTAATAAAAAAAAATACGCTACATTGAAAATTGAGAAAAAAAAGGAAGATAAAAAGGTTGAACCTAAAAAGGTGGAGCCAAATATAACAGGGTCAGGATTATGGGTTAAGTGCCCAGGGTGTAATGAAATAATTTACAAAAAAGACATCAAAAAAAATGAGATGAGATGTCCAAATTGTGACAACTACTTTAAGATGAGTGGAAAACAAAGGATAGAATTACTGATTGATAAGGATACTTTTGAGGAATTCGACGTAGATTTATTTACAAAAGATCCCCTTAAATTTCCTGATTATGCAGAAAAAATAGAAAATACAAAAATAAAGACTAAGTTAAAAGAAGGAGTTATCTCTGGTGTAGGAAAGATGTTTGGGATGGAAGTTAGTATAGCTGCCATGGACTTTTCTTTCTTAGGTGGAAGTATGGGAACAGTTGTAGGGGAAAAAATAACCCGTGCAATTGAAAGAGGTATTGAAAGAAAGATACCTGTAATAGTAGTAGCTACTTCTGGAGGAGCTAGAATGCACGAGGGGATCTTATCACTTATGCAAATGGCAAAAACCTCAGCTGCCTTAGACAGACTTCGTGAAAATGGAATTCCATTTATATCTATCCCGGTAGATCCAACTACTGGAGGAGTAACTGCATCATTTGCAATGTTAGGAGATGTAATTATTAGTGAACCAAAAGCTCTTATAGGATTTGCAGGAGCTAGAGTTATAGAACAGACAATAAAACAAAAATTACCTGAAGGATTTCAATTAAGTGAATTCGTACAAGAATGTGGAATGGTTGATATCATTGCTAAGAGAGAAGACTTAAAGAAAACTGTACACAGGGTATTAGATAATTTATTTGGACTATAA